One window of Dechloromonas sp. ZY10 genomic DNA carries:
- a CDS encoding response regulator has protein sequence MNKRTLTGSLFGRLLLGGGTLQLLILGAYLLVASPIMRSGFAEQLRASADLTSEILHLAIVPYSAENRYETLQEVFGDLVTHSREGLEYLAITSAEGRLLIAAGTLPNPGGKLPPPSPDIDNALREGFLHVRHDILLADNQVGHLQFGLSTARLEQTLARLQTSLGWLGAGSFLLTILLVGWFGRGIRLRFQHFVELARRVATGDYSIRLPDPGSDELDELAGNFNRMAEAISLRERKFINVFNAAPIPMLLCRRLAPAAEYLIVDGNDIALASFGIGRPEIAGKRVSQLAPGIQPEALHQMRQDLDQDGQFGPCEISQLLPGRNQSSNLLLFGKRFSAGNEDLLVVCMLEISDLRQAQVQLREMNDSLEQRVILRTEELRQRNHELDSALAALDEARQRAEEANRAKSAFLATMSHEIRTPMNAIIGMSHLALQSGLDTRQRNYIEKVHRSANALLDILNEILDFSKIEAGQLNIEKIDFDLETVLENLASLLALRAGEKGLELIFDLPAETPRMLQGDPLRLGQVLTNLLGNAIKFTEQGQIVVAAHPIQQDAKQCTIRFSVSDTGIGISPEQQDKLFSPFVQADGSTSRRYGGSGLGLAICRRLVELMGGNIGLESAPGLGSTFHFSLSYPLSERSIQRPCRDPEGLRNLRALIVDDNDQAREIMAQMLRGFGLHCTQASSGEEAIQRLHESNGDSTFDLLLCDWKMPGMDGIDLLQHCQTQGHPMPASIIMVSAYDTEALAGELTRAGEKPNAILGKPVSPSLLFDAISQSIRPAHRDASLTPAPAQNEGYRDLRGLQVVLVDDNPLNLELGEELLRLVGVKTRTASSGEEAIAAISAQAPDIVLMDVQMPGLSGLEATRIIRRQFPAGTLPILAMTAGALDSDREETRQAGMDEHLTKPIDPDALYRLLRQFDRRPESTTGLRPASAPLPAQEGVDSGQPLASPELDRNEGLRLCGGRAEIYQRICDRFRQSFADFPLRWQEAEQAGDILQLRMLAHNLKGVAGALGAKTLSAEAIALETLLQQAEHLSEIRPAGERLCRQLIALVTQLNSEAASHGIPDTANAPALPLTESGFQTLHQVRQLLLCGDTEALEVLEQLNIASPLPPALKKLQQAVGNYDFRNALSLLDTILAAPATNGDQDAS, from the coding sequence ATGAACAAACGCACGTTGACCGGTTCGCTGTTTGGCCGCCTGCTGCTCGGTGGCGGCACCTTGCAATTGCTGATTCTGGGCGCCTACCTGCTGGTTGCCTCGCCAATCATGCGCAGCGGCTTCGCCGAGCAACTCCGTGCGAGTGCCGACCTGACAAGCGAAATCCTACATCTGGCAATCGTCCCCTACTCGGCGGAAAACCGCTACGAGACCCTGCAGGAGGTCTTTGGCGATCTGGTCACCCATTCACGGGAGGGACTCGAGTATCTGGCGATCACCTCTGCCGAAGGTCGCCTGCTGATCGCCGCCGGCACCCTGCCAAACCCGGGTGGAAAATTGCCACCACCATCTCCGGACATCGACAACGCATTGCGCGAGGGTTTCCTGCATGTCCGTCACGACATCCTGCTGGCCGACAATCAGGTCGGACATCTGCAATTTGGCTTGTCGACCGCACGTCTGGAGCAAACTCTGGCGCGCCTGCAAACAAGCCTCGGCTGGCTCGGCGCAGGCAGTTTCCTGCTCACCATACTGCTGGTTGGCTGGTTTGGCCGAGGAATTCGCCTGCGCTTCCAGCATTTCGTCGAGTTGGCCCGGCGTGTTGCCACAGGCGATTACTCGATCCGTCTGCCAGACCCCGGCAGCGACGAACTTGACGAACTCGCCGGCAATTTCAACCGGATGGCCGAAGCGATTTCGCTGCGGGAACGAAAATTCATCAATGTTTTCAATGCTGCGCCCATCCCGATGCTGCTCTGCCGTCGTCTGGCGCCCGCCGCGGAGTACCTGATTGTTGACGGCAATGACATCGCCTTGGCCAGTTTTGGCATCGGGCGCCCCGAAATCGCCGGTAAGCGAGTCAGCCAGTTGGCACCCGGCATCCAGCCGGAAGCCTTGCACCAAATGCGACAGGACCTGGATCAGGATGGTCAGTTCGGCCCCTGCGAAATCAGCCAACTTCTTCCTGGCAGAAATCAATCCAGCAATCTGCTGTTGTTCGGCAAGCGCTTCTCGGCAGGAAACGAAGACCTGCTGGTGGTCTGCATGCTCGAAATCAGCGATCTGCGGCAAGCTCAGGTGCAATTGCGGGAGATGAACGACTCGCTGGAACAACGCGTGATTCTCCGCACCGAAGAGTTACGCCAGCGCAACCACGAACTCGACTCGGCGCTCGCAGCCCTCGACGAAGCCCGACAAAGGGCAGAGGAAGCCAATCGGGCGAAATCCGCTTTCCTGGCCACCATGAGCCACGAAATCCGGACCCCGATGAACGCGATCATCGGCATGTCTCACCTGGCCCTGCAATCGGGTCTCGATACCCGGCAGCGCAACTACATCGAGAAGGTACACCGCTCAGCCAATGCACTGCTAGACATCCTGAACGAAATCCTCGATTTCTCGAAAATCGAAGCCGGGCAATTGAATATCGAAAAAATCGACTTCGATCTGGAAACCGTGCTCGAGAACCTGGCCAGCCTGCTCGCCCTGCGAGCCGGAGAGAAGGGGCTTGAACTGATTTTCGACCTGCCGGCAGAAACTCCCCGGATGCTGCAAGGGGATCCATTGCGCCTGGGGCAGGTGCTGACCAACCTGCTTGGCAATGCGATCAAATTCACCGAACAGGGGCAGATCGTGGTTGCCGCCCACCCGATCCAACAAGATGCCAAACAATGCACCATCCGCTTCTCGGTCAGCGATACCGGCATTGGCATTTCCCCGGAACAGCAAGACAAGCTGTTCAGCCCTTTTGTCCAGGCCGATGGCTCGACCTCACGCCGCTACGGCGGCAGCGGCCTTGGCCTGGCGATCTGCCGCAGGCTGGTTGAACTGATGGGCGGCAACATTGGTTTGGAAAGCGCCCCCGGATTAGGCAGCACCTTTCACTTCAGCCTCAGCTACCCACTCAGCGAACGCAGCATCCAACGCCCCTGTCGAGACCCGGAGGGCCTGCGCAATCTGCGTGCCCTGATCGTCGATGACAACGACCAAGCCCGCGAAATCATGGCGCAAATGTTGCGTGGCTTCGGTCTGCACTGTACCCAGGCCAGTTCTGGAGAGGAGGCAATCCAACGCCTGCACGAGAGCAATGGCGACTCCACCTTCGATCTCTTGCTCTGCGACTGGAAGATGCCCGGCATGGATGGCATCGATCTGTTGCAGCACTGCCAGACGCAAGGACATCCCATGCCGGCGAGCATCATCATGGTCAGCGCTTATGACACTGAAGCACTGGCCGGTGAATTGACTCGCGCCGGGGAAAAGCCGAATGCCATTCTCGGCAAACCGGTATCCCCTTCACTGCTGTTCGACGCCATCAGCCAATCGATTCGCCCTGCCCACAGGGATGCATCCTTAACTCCTGCACCGGCACAGAATGAAGGTTATCGCGACCTGCGAGGCTTGCAGGTCGTGCTGGTCGACGACAATCCGCTCAATCTGGAACTTGGTGAAGAGTTACTACGTCTGGTCGGAGTCAAAACCCGGACCGCCAGTAGCGGCGAGGAAGCCATTGCGGCAATCAGCGCGCAGGCGCCCGACATCGTGCTGATGGATGTGCAAATGCCCGGACTCAGCGGACTCGAAGCCACGCGCATCATCCGCCGGCAGTTTCCGGCAGGCACACTGCCGATCCTGGCCATGACAGCGGGAGCGCTCGATAGCGACCGCGAGGAAACCCGACAGGCCGGAATGGACGAGCATCTGACCAAGCCGATTGATCCCGATGCCCTGTACCGCCTGCTGCGGCAGTTTGACCGGCGCCCGGAAAGCACTACCGGCCTGCGGCCAGCCTCTGCGCCACTACCGGCCCAGGAGGGCGTGGACAGCGGACAGCCCCTTGCCTCGCCTGAACTGGACCGGAACGAGGGTTTGCGCCTGTGCGGAGGCCGCGCCGAAATCTATCAAAGGATTTGCGACCGTTTCCGCCAATCCTTTGCCGACTTCCCGCTACGCTGGCAAGAGGCGGAGCAAGCTGGCGACATCCTGCAACTGCGCATGCTGGCACACAACTTGAAAGGCGTAGCCGGAGCACTTGGCGCCAAGACACTGAGTGCAGAAGCGATCGCACTTGAAACGCTGCTGCAGCAAGCGGAGCATTTGTCCGAAATCAGGCCAGCCGGTGAGCGGCTGTGCCGCCAGCTGATCGCCTTGGTCACGCAACTAAACAGCGAGGCAGCCAGTCACGGCATACCGGACACCGCGAACGCTCCTGCCCTGCCGCTGACCGAATCCGGGTTCCAGACATTGCATCAAGTCCGCCAGTTGCTGCTCTGCGGCGATACTGAAGCCCTTGAGGTATTGGAACAACTCAACATTGCCTCCCCCTTGCCACCAGCACTGAAAAAACTCCAGCAGGCCGTCGGAAACTATGATTTCCGGAATGCGCTGTCGCTACTCGACACCATTCTGGCCGCCCCTGCCACCAACGGAGACCAAGATGCTTCCTGA
- a CDS encoding HD-GYP domain-containing protein — protein sequence MLPDTPAASSKRHSLLIVDDMPDNIEVLRGILRSDYRIYAATSGEGALALLAQGVRPDLILLDVMMPGMDGNTLCRHLKQDPRTADIPVIFVTARGEEQHEEHGFELGAVDYIPKPVKPRVVQARVKTHLALADQQHLLEAMVSRRTEQLYATRLKVIRTLGQAAEFKDNETGLHIIRMSHYCRELALALGQPDTWADLLYNAAPMHDIGKIGIPDAILLKPGRLDAEEMTVMRTHAEIGARIIGDAEGSELFQLAASVALTHHEKWDGSGYPQGLAGTSIPLAGRIAAVADVFDALTSTRPYKKAWPFSEALTLLQNERGRHFDPEIVACFERILPTVRAIHDQYADATLSG from the coding sequence ATGCTTCCTGATACCCCTGCCGCAAGCAGCAAACGCCATTCGCTGCTGATCGTCGATGACATGCCCGACAACATCGAGGTATTACGCGGCATTCTGCGTAGCGACTACCGGATTTATGCCGCCACCTCCGGAGAAGGAGCGCTGGCATTACTGGCCCAAGGCGTACGCCCCGACCTGATCCTGCTCGACGTGATGATGCCGGGCATGGATGGCAACACCCTCTGCCGACATCTCAAGCAGGATCCTCGTACCGCAGACATCCCGGTCATCTTCGTCACGGCGCGCGGCGAAGAGCAGCACGAGGAACATGGCTTTGAACTCGGTGCAGTCGACTACATCCCCAAGCCGGTCAAGCCCAGGGTAGTCCAGGCCCGGGTCAAAACCCATCTGGCGCTGGCTGACCAGCAACACCTGCTGGAAGCCATGGTCAGCCGCCGAACCGAACAGCTTTATGCAACCCGTCTCAAAGTGATCAGGACCCTCGGGCAGGCTGCCGAATTCAAGGACAACGAAACCGGCTTGCATATCATCAGAATGAGCCACTACTGTCGCGAACTCGCCCTGGCCCTTGGCCAGCCTGACACCTGGGCCGACCTCCTCTACAACGCAGCTCCGATGCACGACATCGGCAAGATCGGAATCCCGGACGCAATCCTGCTCAAGCCAGGAAGGCTGGATGCGGAAGAAATGACGGTAATGCGCACGCATGCTGAAATCGGCGCCCGTATCATCGGCGACGCGGAGGGTAGTGAATTGTTCCAACTGGCCGCAAGCGTTGCCTTGACCCATCATGAAAAATGGGATGGTAGCGGCTATCCACAAGGACTTGCCGGCACAAGCATCCCGCTGGCTGGCAGAATTGCCGCTGTTGCCGATGTCTTTGACGCACTGACCTCGACCCGCCCTTATAAAAAAGCCTGGCCATTTTCGGAAGCTCTGACGCTACTGCAAAATGAACGTGGCCGTCATTTCGACCCGGAGATTGTCGCCTGCTTCGAGCGAATTCTGCCTACCGTCCGGGCCATCCATGACCAATATGCCGACGCAACCTTGTCCGGCTGA
- the hpaA gene encoding 4-hydroxyphenylacetate catabolism regulatory protein HpaA codes for MTHQNTQAIPDIHIGRVYDRRDPECEIHYETFARLADFFGRNTPVHRHYCFFQLHVLERGAINLDLDGQVYRGQAPLLIFTPPTVAHAFYSEEDTDGHVLTVRQEVVRNWFRAMPGQWPDSLLRSGGFFEIAALPAECQPDYRALIQALSLLQAEVERSAPGRSALLLALGECAFIHLGRLLLAGQPLQGLRPERSEDLRVFMQFCDLVEAHFRDHWTLSAYAGELAVTEARLNDICRRVAGRPSKEVVHERVLQEACRMLRFSAVPVSEIGYQLGFADPAYFSRFFTRRTGLPPSQYRQEGGR; via the coding sequence ATGACGCATCAAAACACGCAGGCAATTCCCGATATCCACATCGGCCGGGTTTACGACCGGCGGGACCCAGAATGCGAGATTCACTACGAAACCTTTGCCCGGTTGGCCGACTTTTTCGGTCGCAACACGCCGGTCCATCGGCATTACTGCTTCTTCCAACTGCACGTGCTCGAACGCGGTGCGATCAACCTCGACCTCGACGGACAGGTCTATCGGGGCCAGGCGCCTTTGTTGATCTTTACCCCGCCCACGGTGGCGCATGCGTTTTATTCGGAAGAAGATACCGATGGTCATGTCCTGACCGTACGCCAGGAGGTTGTGCGCAACTGGTTCAGGGCGATGCCGGGGCAGTGGCCGGACAGTCTGCTGCGCAGCGGTGGCTTCTTCGAAATTGCGGCGCTACCAGCCGAGTGCCAACCTGATTACCGGGCGCTGATCCAGGCGCTGAGCCTGCTGCAAGCCGAAGTCGAGCGCAGCGCACCGGGCCGCTCGGCACTGTTGCTGGCCTTGGGTGAGTGCGCTTTCATCCATCTTGGCCGCTTGTTGCTGGCAGGGCAGCCGCTACAGGGGCTACGCCCCGAGCGGAGCGAGGATTTGCGCGTCTTCATGCAGTTTTGCGATCTGGTTGAGGCGCATTTCCGCGATCACTGGACGCTGTCCGCCTACGCCGGCGAACTGGCGGTGACCGAAGCCCGGCTCAACGACATCTGTCGCCGGGTCGCCGGGCGACCGTCGAAGGAGGTGGTGCACGAGCGGGTCTTGCAGGAGGCTTGCCGGATGCTTCGCTTTTCCGCCGTTCCGGTCAGCGAGATTGGCTACCAGCTTGGCTTTGCCGATCCGGCCTATTTTTCCCGCTTTTTCACTCGGCGGACCGGCCTGCCGCCCAGCCAGTACCGTCAGGAGGGAGGGCGTTAG
- the hpaR gene encoding homoprotocatechuate degradation operon regulator HpaR → MSRKLAYRNLPQLFLRAREELLCHFRPIISHFGLTEQQWRILRALSEHEQLEPREICEICHILSPSLAGVLARMEEMGLVTRTRMAEDQRRVSVRLTEKSEALVAELGPLIEAQYRIIEEAFGPELIGELYKIMDRVITVGASPIKRVELPPKRDWIGGK, encoded by the coding sequence ATGTCCCGCAAACTCGCCTACCGCAATCTGCCCCAACTTTTCCTCCGTGCCCGCGAAGAACTGCTTTGCCACTTCCGCCCGATCATCAGCCACTTCGGTCTGACCGAACAGCAATGGCGCATCCTGCGCGCCCTGAGCGAGCACGAACAACTGGAACCCCGCGAGATTTGCGAAATCTGCCACATCCTCAGTCCCAGCCTGGCCGGTGTGCTGGCACGGATGGAGGAAATGGGGCTGGTCACCCGCACCCGGATGGCCGAAGATCAACGCCGCGTCAGCGTCCGCCTGACCGAAAAGAGCGAGGCTCTGGTCGCCGAACTGGGGCCGCTGATCGAAGCCCAGTACCGGATCATCGAGGAGGCCTTCGGGCCGGAACTGATCGGCGAGCTGTACAAGATCATGGACCGGGTGATCACGGTCGGCGCCAGCCCGATCAAGCGCGTCGAACTACCCCCCAAGCGCGACTGGATCGGCGGCAAGTAG
- a CDS encoding acetoacetate--CoA ligase, translating to MTYEIAATPLWRPNPATVGDTRMAQYLQAMGRGDYAATWQWSVEQPADFWSSIWDFCGAIGEKFGEKGQEILVDRDKMPGARWFPQARVNFAENLLARDAEGEALVFWGEDKVKRRLSRAELTREVARFQQCLLAAGVEPGDRVAGYLPNLPETLAAMLAATALGAIWSSASPDFGVQGVLDRFGQIEPKVLVCVDGYWYNGKQVDCLAKNAEVVAQMPSLVKTVVVPYLDPQPNLAAIANAVLWTDLAATAAPVEYRRVAFEHPLFIMFSSGTTGVPKCIVHCHGGVLLQHLKEHQLHADVRPGDRLFYFTTCGWMMWNWLISGLASGATLLLYDGSPFAARGKVLFDLAEAEKMTHFGTSAKFIDAAAKLGLTPGKTHNLAALRALFSTGSPLSPEGFDWVYREIKEDILLASISGGTDIVSCFVLGNPVLPVYRGEIQCRGLGMAVEVFDDNGRPVRSEKGELVCTVPFPSMPVGFWNDPDGKKYRAAYFERFDNIWCHGDFAELTAHDGIIIYGRSDATLNPGGVRIGTAEIYRQVEQLPEVVESLVIGQDWPPGKNDDVRVVLFVKLAEGLTLDQGLSERIKKQIKDNTTPRHVPAKVVQVQDIPRTKSGKIVELAVRNVVHAQPVKNVEALANPEALEHFRDREELRD from the coding sequence ATGACCTATGAAATCGCGGCCACCCCGCTGTGGCGCCCTAATCCGGCCACCGTCGGCGACACCCGGATGGCGCAGTACCTGCAGGCAATGGGCCGGGGCGACTACGCCGCCACCTGGCAATGGTCAGTCGAGCAGCCGGCGGATTTCTGGTCCTCGATCTGGGATTTCTGCGGTGCCATCGGTGAAAAATTCGGGGAAAAAGGCCAGGAAATCCTGGTCGACCGTGACAAGATGCCCGGCGCCCGCTGGTTTCCGCAGGCCCGCGTCAATTTTGCTGAAAACCTGCTCGCCCGCGACGCAGAAGGCGAAGCCCTGGTCTTCTGGGGTGAGGACAAGGTCAAGCGCCGCCTCAGCCGCGCCGAGCTAACGCGCGAAGTCGCCCGTTTCCAGCAATGCCTGCTCGCCGCCGGCGTCGAACCCGGCGACCGGGTCGCCGGCTACCTGCCCAACCTGCCTGAAACCCTGGCCGCAATGCTCGCCGCCACCGCGCTCGGCGCAATCTGGTCGTCGGCCTCGCCCGACTTCGGCGTGCAGGGTGTACTCGACCGCTTCGGCCAGATCGAGCCCAAGGTGCTGGTCTGCGTCGATGGCTACTGGTACAACGGCAAGCAGGTCGATTGCCTGGCCAAAAACGCCGAAGTCGTCGCGCAAATGCCGTCGCTGGTCAAAACCGTCGTCGTCCCTTACCTCGACCCGCAGCCCAATCTGGCCGCCATCGCCAACGCCGTGTTGTGGACCGACCTGGCCGCCACGGCGGCACCGGTCGAATACCGCCGCGTCGCCTTCGAGCATCCGCTGTTCATCATGTTCTCCAGCGGCACCACCGGCGTCCCCAAGTGCATCGTGCACTGCCACGGCGGCGTCCTGCTGCAGCATCTCAAGGAACACCAGCTGCATGCCGACGTGCGCCCCGGCGACCGCTTGTTCTACTTCACCACCTGCGGCTGGATGATGTGGAACTGGCTGATCTCCGGCCTCGCCTCGGGTGCCACGCTGCTGCTTTACGACGGCTCGCCGTTCGCAGCGCGCGGCAAGGTGCTGTTCGACCTCGCCGAAGCCGAGAAGATGACCCACTTCGGGACCTCGGCCAAGTTCATCGACGCTGCCGCCAAGCTCGGCCTGACGCCCGGCAAGACCCACAACCTGGCCGCCCTGCGCGCGCTGTTCTCGACCGGCAGCCCGCTGTCGCCCGAAGGCTTCGACTGGGTTTATCGCGAAATCAAAGAGGACATCCTGCTCGCGTCGATTTCCGGCGGTACCGACATCGTCTCCTGCTTCGTCCTCGGCAACCCGGTGCTGCCGGTCTATCGCGGCGAAATCCAGTGCCGTGGCCTGGGCATGGCGGTCGAGGTGTTCGACGACAACGGCCGGCCAGTGCGCTCGGAAAAGGGTGAGCTGGTGTGCACCGTGCCCTTCCCGAGCATGCCCGTCGGTTTCTGGAATGACCCGGACGGCAAGAAGTACCGCGCCGCCTATTTCGAGCGTTTTGACAATATCTGGTGCCACGGTGACTTCGCCGAACTGACGGCGCACGACGGGATCATCATCTACGGCCGCTCCGACGCCACCCTCAACCCCGGCGGCGTACGCATCGGCACTGCCGAAATCTACCGCCAGGTCGAGCAGTTGCCGGAGGTCGTCGAGTCGCTGGTGATCGGCCAGGACTGGCCGCCGGGCAAGAACGACGACGTGCGCGTGGTGCTCTTCGTCAAGCTCGCTGAAGGCCTGACGCTCGACCAAGGGCTGAGCGAACGGATCAAGAAGCAGATCAAGGACAACACCACGCCGCGCCACGTCCCGGCCAAGGTGGTTCAGGTGCAGGACATTCCGCGCACCAAGTCGGGCAAGATCGTCGAACTGGCGGTGCGCAACGTGGTGCACGCGCAGCCGGTGAAGAACGTCGAAGCCCTGGCCAATCCGGAAGCGCTCGAACACTTCCGCGACCGCGAGGAATTGCGCGACTGA
- a CDS encoding acyltransferase family protein yields the protein MKVVQRMPLLDGLKGLAAQIILLHHLASYGPLAQALQEAAPLLSSLLFEYGRMAVQVFLVIAGFLAARGLSPDGQALSRAPWPLLYKRYVRLVVPFMVAVSLAVVCAALADRWLDDDMIPARATVGQWLAHAVLLHGVLGVESLSAGVWYVAIDFQLFALMALLLWSGRRRLLAPLLVLLLGLASLFYFNRQTSLDNWALYFFGSYALGAAAWWAGDRRRMLSWLGVICCVVMAALLLDFRGRIVVSLVLALLLGIARRSGGLERWLDRPWLGWLGVNSYSIFLVHFPVLLLANALFAQFSEAGMVVGVFALFAAWTVSVVAGAVFCRWVEAPEASRRIVDALRWLLQLPLSVLRSGFGLLRRVLPDRG from the coding sequence ATGAAAGTCGTACAGCGCATGCCGTTGCTTGATGGCCTGAAAGGCCTCGCAGCGCAGATCATTCTTCTCCATCATCTGGCCAGCTATGGCCCCCTCGCGCAAGCCTTGCAGGAGGCCGCGCCGCTGTTGTCGAGCCTGCTGTTTGAATACGGCCGGATGGCAGTGCAGGTCTTTCTGGTGATTGCCGGGTTTCTCGCGGCACGGGGTTTGTCGCCGGACGGGCAGGCATTGTCCCGGGCGCCCTGGCCTTTGCTATATAAACGCTATGTCCGGTTGGTGGTGCCGTTCATGGTTGCGGTTTCGCTGGCCGTGGTTTGCGCCGCACTGGCCGACCGCTGGCTCGACGACGATATGATTCCGGCGCGGGCGACGGTTGGCCAATGGCTGGCACATGCCGTATTGCTGCATGGTGTGCTCGGTGTCGAGTCGCTCTCGGCCGGCGTCTGGTATGTGGCGATCGACTTCCAGTTGTTCGCGCTGATGGCTTTGCTGCTGTGGAGCGGACGGCGGCGTTTGCTGGCACCCTTGCTGGTCCTGCTGCTCGGTCTGGCCTCGCTGTTTTATTTCAACCGGCAGACCAGTCTCGACAACTGGGCGCTCTATTTCTTCGGCTCTTATGCGCTGGGGGCGGCGGCCTGGTGGGCTGGTGACCGGCGGCGGATGTTGTCCTGGCTGGGCGTGATCTGCTGCGTGGTGATGGCAGCCTTGTTACTCGATTTCCGTGGCCGGATCGTGGTTTCCCTGGTGCTGGCGCTGTTGCTCGGTATCGCACGGCGTAGCGGTGGCCTTGAGCGGTGGCTGGATCGTCCCTGGTTGGGCTGGCTCGGGGTCAATTCCTACTCCATCTTCCTGGTCCATTTTCCGGTATTGCTGCTGGCCAATGCGCTGTTTGCGCAATTCAGCGAAGCGGGCATGGTCGTCGGTGTTTTTGCCTTGTTTGCGGCGTGGACCGTGAGCGTTGTCGCCGGAGCCGTATTCTGCCGTTGGGTCGAGGCCCCGGAAGCAAGCCGGCGGATTGTCGATGCCTTGCGTTGGCTGCTGCAATTGCCGTTGTCGGTGCTGCGTTCCGGCTTTGGGCTGCTGCGCCGGGTATTGCCGGATCGCGGTTGA
- the yegQ gene encoding tRNA 5-hydroxyuridine modification protein YegQ — protein sequence MRKAPELLAPAGSLQMMRTAFAFGADAIYAGQPRYSLRVRNNEFGSLETLGEAIAEAHALRKQFFVVSNIYPHNAKLTTYLADMRPVIALKPDALIMSDPGLIDIVRENFPEQVIHLSVQANTVNWASVRFWKKMGVDRVILSRELSLDEVAEIRQQCPDVELEVFVHGALCIAYSGRCLLSGYFNHRDPNQGTCTNSCRWDYKVSGAAEDAAGIVRPSATVDSDPAKKIWLIEEKERPGELMPVEEDEHGTYILNSRDLRAIEHVQRLVEIGVDSLKIEGRTKSPYYVARTCQSYRQAIDDAVAGKPLDPTLLRELEGLANRGYTDGFYQRHHDAEYQNYLRGHSESDRSLYVGDASRFDAARGLMEIEVKNRFALGDRLECVHPSGNLSWTLGRLENRAGEALTVAPGNGHTVWVDLPETKAGAFIARFV from the coding sequence ATGCGCAAGGCTCCCGAACTGCTCGCTCCGGCCGGTTCTTTGCAAATGATGCGGACCGCTTTCGCCTTTGGCGCCGATGCGATCTATGCCGGCCAGCCGCGCTACAGCCTGCGCGTCCGCAACAACGAATTCGGTAGCCTGGAAACCCTGGGCGAGGCGATTGCCGAGGCGCACGCTTTGCGCAAGCAGTTTTTCGTGGTCAGCAACATCTATCCGCACAACGCCAAGCTGACCACCTACCTGGCTGACATGCGGCCGGTGATCGCGCTCAAGCCGGATGCGCTGATCATGTCCGATCCGGGGCTGATCGACATCGTCCGCGAAAACTTCCCTGAGCAGGTGATCCATCTCTCGGTGCAGGCCAACACGGTCAACTGGGCCAGCGTCCGTTTCTGGAAAAAAATGGGGGTCGACCGTGTGATCCTGTCGCGCGAACTGTCGCTCGACGAAGTCGCCGAAATCCGCCAGCAATGCCCGGATGTTGAACTCGAAGTCTTTGTGCACGGTGCCTTGTGCATCGCCTATTCCGGGCGTTGCCTGCTCTCCGGCTACTTCAATCACCGCGACCCGAATCAGGGAACGTGCACCAACTCCTGCCGCTGGGATTACAAGGTCAGCGGTGCCGCCGAGGATGCGGCGGGGATTGTGCGGCCAAGCGCTACGGTCGACAGCGATCCGGCCAAGAAAATCTGGCTGATCGAGGAAAAGGAACGGCCGGGCGAACTGATGCCGGTCGAAGAGGACGAACACGGCACCTACATCCTCAACTCGCGCGATCTGCGCGCGATCGAGCATGTCCAGCGCCTGGTCGAAATCGGCGTCGATTCATTGAAGATTGAGGGGCGGACCAAGTCGCCTTACTACGTTGCCCGCACCTGTCAATCGTATCGGCAGGCGATTGACGACGCCGTGGCTGGCAAGCCGCTCGACCCGACCCTGCTGCGCGAACTCGAAGGCCTGGCCAATCGCGGCTATACCGACGGCTTCTACCAGCGCCACCATGACGCCGAGTACCAGAACTACCTGCGCGGCCATTCGGAATCGGACCGCAGCCTTTATGTTGGCGACGCCAGCCGTTTCGACGCCGCGCGCGGCCTGATGGAGATCGAGGTCAAGAACCGTTTTGCATTGGGCGATCGCCTCGAATGCGTGCATCCCTCCGGTAATCTGAGCTGGACCCTGGGGCGCCTGGAAAATCGCGCGGGCGAAGCGTTGACCGTGGCTCCCGGCAACGGCCACACGGTTTGGGTCGATCTGCCTGAAACCAAGGCTGGTGCCTTTATCGCCCGTTTTGTCTAA